One Chionomys nivalis chromosome 4, mChiNiv1.1, whole genome shotgun sequence genomic region harbors:
- the Rnf26 gene encoding E3 ubiquitin-protein ligase RNF26 encodes MEAVFLVVNGVGLVLDLLTLVLDLNFLLVSSLLATLAWLLAFIYNLPHTVLTSLLHLGRGVLLSLLALVEALVRFTFGGLQALWTFLYSCYSGLESLKLLGHLASHGALRSRELLNRGILNMVSSGHAWLRQACDICAIAMSLVAYVINSLVNICLIGTQNLFSLVLALWDAVTGPLWRMTDVLAAFLAHISSSAVAMAILLWTPCQLGLELLASALRLLAGSVLFNLTGLVLLACVLAVTLTVLHPDFTLRLATRALNQLHARPSYHRLREDVVRLSRLALGLEAWRRVWSRSLQLASWPNRGGAPGAPQGAPRRVFSARIQGQDALPEAEEDVRTNRTAPARGRERLNEDEPTAGQDPWKLLKEQEERKKCVICQDQSKTVLLLPCRHLCLCQACTEILMRHPVYHRNCPLCRRGILQTLNVYL; translated from the coding sequence ATGGAGGCTGTGTTCCTGGTGGTGAACGGGGTGGGCCTGGTGCTGGACTTGCTGACCTTGGTGTTGGATCTCAACTTCCTGCTCGTGTCCTCCCTCCTGGCCACCTTGGCCTGGCTCTTGGCCTTCATCTACAACCTGCCACACACGGTCCTGACCAGTCTTCTCCACTTGGGGCGAGGAGTCCTGCTCTCGCTGCTGGCCTTGGTGGAAGCGCTGGTCCGGTTTACCTTTGGCGGCTTGCAGGCCTTGTGGACTTTTCTCTACAGCTGCTACTCTGGCTTGGAGAGCTTGAAGCTCCTAGGGCACCTGGCCTCTCATGGAGCTCTGAGGAGCCGAGAACTACTCAACAGGGGCATCCTGAACATGGTCTCCAGTGGCCATGCTTGGCTGCGCCAGGCCTGTGACATCTGTGCCATTGCCATGAGCCTGGTGGCCTATGTGATCAACAGTCTGGTCAACATCTGCCTCATCGGCACGCAGAACCTCTTCTCTCTGGTGCTGGCCCTGTGGGATGCCGTGACGGGGCCTCTGTGGCGGATGACAGACGTGCTGGCGGCTTTCCTCGCCCACATTTCCAGCAGCGCGGTGGCCATGGCCATCCTCCTCTGGACCCCCTGCCAGCTAGGGCTGGAACTGTTGGCCTCAGCGCTCCGCCTCCTGGCCGGCTCTGTTCTTTTCAACCTCACGGGTTTGGTGTTGCTGGCTTGTGTGCTGGCGGTGACTTTGACCGTGTTACACCCAGACTTTACCTTGAGGCTGGCCACCCGAGCCCTCAATCAGCTTCATGCCCGACCATCCTACCACCGGCTCCGAGAGGATGTTGTACGGCTCTCTCGCCTGGCGCTGGGTCTGGAGGCCTGGCGCCGAGTCTGGAGCCGAAGCCTGCAGCTGGCCAGCTGGCCGAATCGGGGAGGGGCGCCAGGGGCCCCCCAAGGTGCCCCCCGAAGGGTGTTCTCAGCCAGAATTCAGGGACAGGACGCTCTTCCTGAAGCAGAAGAGGACGTCAGGACCAACAGGACGGCACCCGCTAGAGGCCGAGAGAGACTCAATGAGGATGAACCGACAGCAGGGCAAGACCCATGGAAGCTgctgaaggagcaggaggagaggaagaagtgtgtcatCTGCCAGGACCAGAGCAAGACCGTGCTGCTTCTGCCCTGCCGGCACCTGTGCCTGTGCCAGGCCTGCACCGAGATCCTCATGCGCCACCCCGTCTACCACCGCAACTGCCCGCTCTGCCGCCGCGGCATTCTGCAGACCCTCAATGTCTACCTCTGA